In Panacibacter ginsenosidivorans, the following proteins share a genomic window:
- the mobC gene encoding conjugal transfer protein MobC has translation MSGTGENEMGLRKILDFTRLAAIAILILHFYYYCYAAFREWNFTASISDRLMMNIANTGLFNHWVTSKIIALGLLVISLIGAMGKKDEKLRLKSILSWIAIGLLFYFASNLFFSLTVDNTTIAVAYMTGSGLGFLLVLSNGTMLSRLIKVSLSKDIFNDLNETFPQEERLINNEYSINLPARYKLKEKVKRSWINIINPFRGLLVIGSPGAGKSWFVIQHVMKQHIEKGFAMFIYDFKYDDLSKIAYNCLQLYKDKYAVVPSFYVINFDNLSVTHRCNPLEPSAMHDITDATESARTILLGLNREWINKQGDFFVESPINFVTAVIWFLRKYNDGKYCTLPHVIELMQADYDELFPVLNTQPEIEVLVNPFVTAYQNDAMEQLEGQVASAKIGMARLASPQLYWVLSGNDFTLDINNPAHPKIVCMGNNPEKQQIYGAVLSLYVSRLVRMVNKKGKQKCSLVFDEFPTIFFNHIDSLIATARSNKVATTLAMQDFSQLKKDYGKEQADVIVNITGNIISGQVMGETSKLLSERFGKIMQDRESVSINRNDTSISRSTQLDAAIPASKIAALSSGEFVGMVADDPHEKIKLKMFNAEIINDTDKLNDEVGRYKEIPVVSNVTRQQVMDNYYQVKMEVKRLIGEEVERLKLSTH, from the coding sequence ATGTCGGGTACAGGTGAAAATGAAATGGGGCTGAGGAAAATACTTGATTTTACAAGGCTTGCGGCTATCGCTATTTTGATACTGCATTTTTACTACTACTGTTATGCAGCTTTTAGAGAATGGAATTTTACAGCAAGCATCAGCGACCGGCTGATGATGAATATAGCGAATACTGGTTTATTCAATCACTGGGTTACTTCAAAAATAATTGCATTGGGGTTGTTGGTTATTTCGCTAATCGGTGCAATGGGTAAAAAGGATGAAAAGCTGCGTTTGAAAAGCATTCTCTCATGGATAGCTATTGGGTTACTTTTTTATTTCGCAAGCAATTTGTTTTTTAGCCTTACTGTTGATAACACAACAATTGCTGTTGCTTACATGACAGGTAGTGGTTTGGGATTTTTATTGGTATTGAGTAATGGCACTATGTTGAGCAGGTTGATAAAGGTGAGTTTGTCAAAAGATATTTTTAATGACCTGAATGAAACATTTCCGCAGGAAGAAAGGCTGATCAATAATGAGTATTCCATTAATCTTCCGGCTCGCTATAAACTGAAAGAAAAAGTAAAAAGAAGCTGGATCAATATTATCAATCCATTTCGTGGCTTGTTAGTGATTGGAAGTCCGGGTGCAGGTAAGAGTTGGTTTGTGATACAGCATGTGATGAAGCAGCATATTGAGAAAGGCTTTGCTATGTTCATTTACGATTTTAAATATGATGACCTATCCAAGATTGCTTACAACTGTTTGCAATTGTATAAAGACAAGTATGCGGTTGTGCCGTCATTTTATGTGATCAATTTTGATAACCTTTCTGTAACCCATCGCTGCAACCCATTAGAGCCCTCTGCGATGCATGATATAACAGATGCGACAGAATCTGCCAGAACAATTTTATTAGGGCTTAACAGGGAGTGGATCAACAAGCAAGGGGATTTCTTTGTAGAATCACCTATCAATTTTGTTACCGCCGTCATTTGGTTTTTGCGAAAGTATAATGATGGAAAATATTGTACGCTGCCACATGTAATAGAGTTAATGCAGGCAGATTATGATGAACTCTTTCCCGTACTAAACACGCAACCTGAAATCGAAGTGTTGGTAAACCCCTTTGTTACGGCATATCAAAATGATGCAATGGAACAACTGGAAGGCCAGGTTGCATCTGCAAAAATTGGTATGGCAAGGCTTGCTTCGCCACAATTGTATTGGGTATTATCGGGCAATGATTTTACACTTGATATAAATAACCCTGCGCATCCTAAAATAGTTTGTATGGGTAACAATCCGGAGAAGCAACAGATCTATGGCGCAGTGTTATCGTTGTATGTTTCAAGATTGGTAAGAATGGTGAACAAAAAAGGAAAGCAAAAATGCAGCCTGGTGTTTGATGAATTTCCGACTATCTTTTTTAATCATATTGATTCATTGATAGCAACGGCGAGAAGCAATAAAGTTGCTACCACTTTAGCGATGCAGGATTTTAGCCAGTTAAAAAAAGATTATGGCAAAGAACAGGCAGATGTGATTGTAAACATTACTGGTAATATTATCAGTGGTCAGGTGATGGGTGAAACATCTAAACTTTTATCTGAACGTTTTGGTAAAATTATGCAGGACAGGGAAAGTGTTTCTATTAACCGCAATGATACGTCCATCAGTCGCTCCACACAATTAGATGCCGCTATACCGGCATCTAAGATCGCAGCCTTATCATCGGGTGAATTTGTGGGAATGGTTGCTGATGATCCGCATGAAAAGATTAAACTTAAAATGTTTAATGCAGAGATTATTAATGATACTGATAAGCTGAACGATGAAGTAGGCAGATATAAAGAGATACCTGTTGTATCAAATGTTACGCGACAACAGGTGATGGATAATTATTACCAGGTGAAGATGGAAGTGAAGCGGTTGATTGGGGAAGAGGTGGAGAGGTTGAAGTTAAGTACTCATTGA
- a CDS encoding relaxase/mobilization nuclease domain-containing protein, whose translation MVAKITIPKSIEAALNYNEKKVQKGNAECLHAANYLSDVQQMNFYQKLNGFESLNSLNERAFTKTLHVSLNFDPSEKLSNEKLVEVANVYMNKIGFGEQPFLVYKHEDAGHPHIHIVSTTIKEGGSRINTHNIGRNQSEKARKEIEGMYGLVRAERQQQIMKPGIKPVDPEKAIYGKTETKRSISNVVAAVFSQYKFSSLPEFNAALKQFNVVADRGKEEGRIYKSRGLVYRILDADGNKVGVPIKASSIGCKPTLDNLEKKFIVNETAKEPLKQRMKKEIDECLQMSPGSMKNLMASLQQKQIYTVLRQNAEGRLYGITFVNNQNRCVFNGSDIGKGYSAAALQIRVVSSRNGHSKNEAMQNVGKTDKSIDNLKNDLSTNAQQDQSAKTYGLLNVLISPKQEFGNTPFQLLKKKRKKKKNFNS comes from the coding sequence ATGGTTGCAAAAATAACGATACCAAAAAGCATTGAAGCTGCACTAAACTATAACGAAAAAAAAGTACAGAAAGGCAACGCTGAATGTTTACATGCAGCCAACTATTTAAGTGATGTACAGCAAATGAATTTCTATCAAAAATTAAATGGCTTTGAAAGTTTGAACAGTTTGAATGAAAGAGCATTTACAAAAACACTGCATGTGTCGCTCAATTTTGATCCATCTGAAAAGTTGTCCAATGAAAAGTTAGTTGAGGTTGCAAATGTATATATGAATAAGATTGGTTTTGGCGAACAACCTTTTCTTGTTTACAAACACGAAGACGCCGGGCATCCGCATATTCACATTGTAAGTACAACTATCAAGGAAGGTGGCAGCAGAATTAATACGCATAACATTGGCAGAAATCAGTCGGAAAAGGCGAGAAAAGAAATTGAAGGAATGTATGGATTGGTAAGAGCAGAACGGCAGCAACAGATAATGAAGCCTGGCATCAAGCCGGTAGATCCTGAAAAAGCGATCTATGGAAAGACTGAAACCAAAAGAAGTATTTCAAATGTTGTGGCTGCAGTTTTTAGTCAATATAAATTCTCATCGTTACCTGAATTTAATGCGGCACTAAAACAATTTAATGTAGTTGCCGACAGAGGAAAAGAAGAAGGAAGAATTTATAAGAGTAGAGGATTGGTGTACCGGATATTAGATGCAGATGGAAATAAAGTTGGTGTTCCCATTAAAGCAAGCAGTATTGGTTGTAAGCCCACATTGGATAATCTTGAAAAGAAATTTATCGTAAATGAAACTGCAAAAGAGCCATTGAAACAAAGAATGAAAAAAGAGATTGATGAATGTTTGCAAATGTCACCCGGCAGTATGAAAAATCTGATGGCCTCTCTGCAACAAAAGCAAATCTATACCGTGTTAAGACAAAATGCAGAAGGCAGGTTGTATGGGATAACATTTGTGAACAATCAAAATAGATGTGTTTTTAATGGCAGTGATATAGGCAAAGGATATAGTGCTGCTGCATTGCAAATCCGCGTAGTTTCTTCACGTAATGGACATTCAAAAAATGAGGCTATGCAAAATGTTGGTAAAACTGATAAATCAATTGACAATTTGAAAAATGATTTGAGTACAAATGCACAACAAGATCAGTCTGCAAAAACTTATGGCCTGTTGAATGTTTTGATTTCTCCCAAACAAGAATTCGGAAATACTCCCTTTCAGTTACTCAAAAAGAAAAGAAAAAAGAAGAAGAATTTTAATTCATAG
- a CDS encoding thymidylate synthase produces the protein MNQYEDLLQFVLEKGNKKTDRTGVGTLSIFGYQMRFDLQEGFPLITTKKLHLKSIIYELLWFLKGETNIKYLKEHGVTIWDEWADENGELGPIYGYQWRKWPAPDGRHIDQISNAIHLIKTNPDSRRIIVSAWNVADIEKMSLPACHAFFQFYVAEGKLSCHMYQRSADLFLGVPFNIASFALLTMMTAQVCDLEVGELVHSFGDTHIYNNHIEQVKLQLEREPRPYPKMVINKEIKNIFDFKYEDFKLEGYNPHSSIKAPIAV, from the coding sequence ATGAACCAATATGAAGACCTTCTCCAATTCGTTTTAGAAAAAGGAAATAAGAAAACAGATCGAACTGGGGTGGGTACCCTTAGTATTTTTGGCTATCAAATGCGATTTGATTTGCAAGAAGGTTTTCCACTAATAACAACAAAAAAACTTCATCTAAAATCAATAATCTACGAACTTCTTTGGTTTCTAAAAGGTGAAACTAACATTAAGTATTTGAAGGAGCACGGGGTGACGATTTGGGATGAATGGGCCGATGAGAATGGAGAATTGGGTCCTATTTATGGGTACCAATGGCGTAAATGGCCTGCCCCAGATGGAAGACATATCGATCAAATAAGTAATGCAATACATTTAATTAAAACCAATCCAGATTCAAGAAGGATTATAGTCAGCGCCTGGAATGTAGCAGATATAGAAAAAATGTCGCTACCTGCTTGCCATGCTTTTTTTCAATTTTATGTTGCTGAAGGAAAATTATCATGTCACATGTATCAGAGAAGTGCTGATCTTTTTCTTGGTGTGCCTTTTAATATTGCATCCTTTGCATTGCTAACCATGATGACTGCACAGGTTTGTGATTTGGAAGTAGGTGAATTGGTGCATTCTTTTGGAGATACCCATATTTACAACAATCATATAGAACAAGTGAAACTTCAATTGGAAAGGGAACCACGGCCTTACCCTAAAATGGTTATTAATAAAGAAATAAAAAATATATTTGATTTTAAGTATGAGGATTTTAAACTAGAGGGATATAACCCTCATTCCTCGATAAAAGCACCAATTGCAGTATAA
- a CDS encoding tyrosinase family protein: MALGDGIRRNIAHVDPSERALLIDAIKQLNQRYFPGSRNDPNPGGVSWWFKQDEIHQATHVHGGPEFIPWHREIVNRFEAMLREINPQLSLHYWDWTQDPRNIPNANLGGGTTGNLNLFTSSLMGSSNGSIGEPWLSAGYYVPGTSNDRDVTGNPADAPADVFRIVGGLGSGPESITNDNNNIVNGGDYPTMRLAMESAHNRAHGFVNMGGAHISFRDPFVFLLHSNVDRLFARWQTDPAHPGRLDPDQIYGAESNLDVPVLDHIQNVNHNIEPWSSGFSEDEFGVTHFTRPWSAPENEGIPHTYKHPSIIFPPCYDTNFNNIPIVEVKNAGTPPVINFNDIPSGDTAVRAASFKVYSCVGTTIRVQPGGNPAAPFSILQPLSGTVNVSHVLEPYVEARIWLAFTAGAANVAVPDGSVTFECVESGQTFTFILRANAIVRPRVAVMLALDQSGSMDDPAGTSGAHRIDVLKDAADAFMEVIPANSGVGLIRFDTDAYPVNDATFPGFPVTRITTNSQFDPNRIAAKNAVSAHHTNINGATSVGDGLQMARTVINAVPIADYEQKAIIVFTDGLENQPLSIADVAGSIDNRTFAIGLGNETQVNTGALKALTNGTGGYLLLSGILSSSIDDFFRLSKYFLQILAGVTNNNIVLDPNGYIAPGNKIKIPFQLNEADIDGTAILITDAPVVDMFIETPGGLWIDPVNAAGHGIDFAAGQKTKNYKFNLPVAAASGNHAGTWNVVLCVNDDDYKKYLSKIRETQKRSQSFATHGARYSVVVNTYSNLKMNVSIHQNSLEPGATLTLRAILTEYGLPVEKRSSVQVEIRRPDNTSFSLWLYEVEPGVFENSFTAGISGIYICRFLAKGVTLRGTPFTREQTLNGTVFNGGDKPDNPIPSTHNDCCSLIKCFLYDKGVQNYLKERKIDFKSILECNEKHSKRSRLFQ, encoded by the coding sequence ATGGCACTCGGTGATGGAATCCGCAGAAACATTGCGCATGTCGATCCAAGCGAAAGAGCTTTGCTGATCGACGCGATCAAACAATTAAATCAACGTTATTTTCCGGGAAGTAGGAACGACCCCAATCCCGGTGGTGTTTCCTGGTGGTTTAAACAGGATGAAATACACCAGGCAACACATGTACATGGTGGTCCGGAATTTATTCCATGGCATAGGGAGATAGTAAACAGGTTTGAGGCGATGCTTCGTGAGATTAATCCTCAGTTATCATTGCATTACTGGGATTGGACGCAAGACCCAAGAAATATTCCCAATGCGAACCTCGGTGGAGGAACAACAGGCAATCTTAATTTATTTACATCGTCGTTAATGGGCTCTTCTAACGGCTCAATTGGTGAGCCATGGTTAAGCGCAGGTTATTATGTTCCCGGAACATCAAATGACAGGGATGTAACAGGCAATCCTGCTGATGCACCAGCGGACGTTTTCAGGATTGTTGGAGGTTTAGGAAGTGGCCCTGAATCAATAACAAATGACAATAACAATATTGTTAACGGCGGAGATTATCCAACTATGCGTCTTGCAATGGAAAGCGCCCATAACAGGGCACATGGCTTTGTGAACATGGGTGGCGCCCATATTTCTTTCAGAGATCCTTTTGTCTTTTTACTTCATTCAAATGTGGATCGCTTATTTGCAAGATGGCAAACTGATCCTGCACATCCTGGACGACTGGATCCTGACCAGATATACGGGGCAGAATCAAATCTTGACGTTCCGGTTTTAGACCATATTCAAAATGTAAATCACAACATAGAGCCATGGTCTTCAGGCTTCTCAGAGGATGAATTTGGTGTGACCCATTTCACGAGACCTTGGTCTGCCCCTGAAAACGAGGGAATTCCTCATACCTATAAACATCCTTCTATTATTTTCCCTCCTTGTTATGATACAAATTTCAATAACATTCCGATTGTTGAAGTTAAGAATGCGGGTACACCACCTGTAATAAACTTTAATGATATACCATCTGGCGATACAGCAGTAAGAGCAGCAAGTTTCAAGGTTTACAGTTGTGTAGGTACAACCATTCGGGTGCAGCCAGGGGGTAACCCTGCAGCTCCTTTTTCCATTCTTCAACCTTTATCCGGTACAGTAAATGTTTCTCACGTTTTAGAGCCTTATGTGGAAGCGCGTATCTGGCTTGCTTTTACTGCTGGTGCAGCGAATGTGGCAGTACCTGATGGTTCAGTTACTTTTGAATGCGTGGAAAGCGGACAGACTTTTACTTTTATTTTAAGAGCAAATGCTATTGTCCGACCAAGGGTGGCTGTTATGCTTGCATTGGATCAGTCCGGCAGTATGGATGATCCTGCAGGCACTTCTGGTGCACATAGAATAGATGTATTGAAAGATGCAGCCGATGCTTTCATGGAAGTAATTCCGGCTAACAGTGGAGTTGGGTTAATTAGATTTGATACAGATGCTTATCCGGTAAATGACGCAACTTTTCCTGGATTCCCTGTTACAAGAATCACAACCAATAGCCAATTTGATCCAAACAGGATTGCGGCAAAAAATGCAGTATCCGCTCATCATACCAATATTAACGGTGCAACTTCAGTAGGTGATGGCTTGCAAATGGCGAGAACGGTGATCAACGCTGTGCCAATTGCGGACTATGAGCAAAAAGCAATTATTGTTTTTACTGATGGCTTGGAAAATCAACCACTTTCTATTGCTGATGTAGCCGGGTCGATAGACAACAGAACTTTTGCAATTGGTCTTGGTAATGAAACACAGGTTAACACCGGGGCACTTAAAGCACTAACTAATGGCACTGGCGGCTATCTTTTACTTTCGGGTATTTTAAGTTCAAGTATTGATGATTTTTTCAGGCTAAGCAAATATTTTCTTCAAATACTTGCTGGTGTTACAAATAATAATATAGTGCTTGATCCCAATGGATATATTGCACCCGGTAACAAAATAAAAATTCCCTTCCAGCTTAATGAAGCAGATATTGATGGGACTGCGATACTTATTACAGATGCACCTGTAGTAGATATGTTTATAGAAACACCGGGAGGATTGTGGATTGATCCGGTAAATGCTGCTGGTCATGGTATTGATTTTGCTGCCGGACAAAAAACAAAAAACTATAAATTCAATCTTCCTGTTGCTGCTGCTAGTGGAAACCATGCAGGTACCTGGAATGTTGTGCTGTGCGTAAATGATGATGATTATAAAAAGTATCTTTCTAAAATAAGAGAGACGCAAAAACGGAGTCAGTCCTTTGCCACACATGGAGCAAGATATTCTGTTGTAGTGAATACTTATTCCAATTTAAAAATGAATGTCTCAATACATCAAAACAGTCTTGAACCTGGAGCAACCTTAACCTTACGTGCCATTCTTACTGAATACGGTTTGCCGGTAGAAAAAAGAAGTTCAGTTCAGGTAGAAATCAGAAGACCAGATAACACTTCATTTTCGCTTTGGTTATATGAAGTTGAACCAGGCGTTTTTGAAAATTCTTTTACTGCTGGCATAAGCGGGATTTATATATGCAGATTTTTGGCAAAAGGTGTAACCCTGAGAGGAACTCCATTTACAAGAGAACAAACCTTAAATGGTACAGTTTTTAACGGCGGAGATAAACCCGATAACCCTATTCCATCAACACATAATGATTGTTGCTCTTTAATAAAATGCTTCCTTTATGATAAAGGTGTGCAGAATTATCTAAAAGAAAGAAAAATCGATTTCAAAAGTATATTGGAGTGTAATGAAAAACATTCCAAAAGGAGTCGGTTATTTCAGTAA
- a CDS encoding plasmid mobilization protein, with amino-acid sequence MKKKESEVRRTFIKIRMNDAEIKMVKKYKSQTTERSLSEYMRKVSMQKPITIKYRNQSADDFLKEMLGLKKELNAIGNNFNQAVHKLHLLDKIPEFRVWLNHYESVQQSLVSKVEEIKLKVSKLYEEWLQK; translated from the coding sequence GTGAAGAAGAAAGAAAGCGAAGTGCGAAGAACATTTATCAAAATACGCATGAATGATGCAGAGATAAAAATGGTGAAAAAATACAAGAGTCAAACAACAGAAAGGAGCCTGAGTGAGTATATGCGAAAAGTATCCATGCAAAAGCCTATTACGATCAAATACCGCAACCAGTCTGCAGATGATTTTTTAAAAGAGATGCTGGGGCTTAAGAAGGAACTGAATGCCATCGGTAATAATTTCAACCAGGCAGTACATAAACTGCACTTGCTGGATAAGATACCTGAGTTCAGGGTTTGGCTTAACCATTATGAAAGTGTTCAGCAATCTTTAGTGAGCAAGGTAGAAGAAATAAAATTAAAAGTGAGTAAACTCTACGAAGAATGGTTGCAAAAATAA
- a CDS encoding single-stranded DNA-binding protein produces MEITARLTANAEVKTLKDERQVVNFNVAINDSYKPKGSSEVTKLVTYVQCAYWVNSNIAQYLTKGTLVELQGRIGVNAYNNMQGEAKAALTFHVNNIKLHGKPKYESNNTETAAPVATEAGAEQTDDLPF; encoded by the coding sequence ATGGAAATCACAGCAAGATTAACAGCAAACGCAGAAGTAAAAACCTTGAAGGATGAAAGGCAGGTGGTAAACTTCAATGTAGCTATTAACGACAGTTACAAACCTAAAGGCAGCAGCGAAGTTACAAAGCTGGTAACCTATGTGCAATGCGCTTATTGGGTAAACAGCAACATAGCCCAATACCTCACCAAAGGCACACTGGTTGAGTTGCAGGGGCGCATTGGTGTAAACGCTTACAACAATATGCAGGGTGAAGCGAAAGCTGCATTAACCTTTCATGTAAACAATATTAAACTGCATGGCAAGCCAAAGTATGAAAGCAACAACACAGAAACAGCCGCACCTGTTGCAACAGAAGCAGGGGCAGAGCAGACAGATGATTTACCGTTTTGA
- a CDS encoding phosphoribosyltransferase-like protein has translation MKLYYSNKSTLIRVICRTNQWSGLKESNLTDWLQGNFKDPEGKYLAVKILLHSLYYSEENLIELLRHGIYHEIIGEEIKSNLIASNNIFVPQSVTEAEVRQKVDKILFVPLLDKNRPNESGNAIIRYLTTKLSISPSNTIFHFNIKDSDLDNIEKIIIVDDCIGSGDQLNTFWNTTFLDVKNKALAKGVDIYYLALIGYENQVLDLQLTGDLVGLRVVICDKLEERNKIYSSQNIIWNSDEEMNFAITYFDDIGSKYGVPRVGYAGLDFSLFMHNSVPDWTLPIFWTENYDWKPLLKRKNSNS, from the coding sequence ATGAAGTTATATTACTCTAATAAAAGCACATTAATAAGAGTAATATGCCGAACAAATCAATGGAGTGGGTTAAAAGAATCAAATTTAACTGACTGGCTGCAGGGAAATTTTAAAGACCCTGAAGGCAAATATCTGGCTGTTAAAATTCTATTGCATAGTCTTTACTACAGTGAAGAAAATCTAATTGAACTATTACGACATGGCATTTATCATGAAATAATTGGCGAGGAAATAAAAAGCAACCTGATTGCAAGTAACAATATTTTTGTACCTCAATCAGTTACTGAAGCTGAGGTACGGCAGAAGGTTGATAAAATTTTATTTGTTCCACTTTTGGATAAGAACAGGCCTAATGAAAGCGGCAATGCTATTATAAGATATCTAACTACAAAACTTTCTATCAGCCCATCAAATACAATTTTTCATTTTAATATTAAGGATAGTGATCTTGATAATATTGAAAAAATAATCATTGTTGATGATTGTATTGGCAGCGGGGATCAGTTGAATACTTTCTGGAACACAACATTCCTTGATGTAAAAAATAAAGCGTTAGCGAAAGGGGTAGACATTTACTACCTGGCTTTGATTGGTTATGAAAATCAAGTCCTGGATTTACAACTCACTGGAGATTTGGTTGGCTTGAGAGTAGTAATATGTGACAAACTTGAGGAACGTAACAAGATATATTCAAGTCAGAATATCATTTGGAACAGTGATGAAGAAATGAACTTCGCAATTACTTATTTTGATGACATTGGTAGCAAATATGGTGTGCCACGAGTGGGTTATGCCGGACTGGATTTTTCTTTATTCATGCATAATTCCGTACCAGACTGGACTCTGCCTATATTCTGGACAGAAAATTATGACTGGAAGCCTTTATTGAAACGAAAAAACTCAAATTCATAA
- a CDS encoding JAB domain-containing protein codes for MEQTFSMETLYQVAEIELVYKSKVKASERPKIITSKDAYKILLQTWDEDKMELQEQFKILLLNRGNKVVGIYEVSTGGITGTVADPRLIFTAALKANAVALILAHNHPSASLKPSNADTTLTQKIKEGGKLLDINVMDHLIICNEGYYSFADEGCI; via the coding sequence ATGGAACAGACATTCAGTATGGAAACATTGTACCAGGTTGCGGAAATAGAATTGGTATATAAATCAAAAGTAAAAGCTTCAGAACGTCCTAAAATCATTACTTCAAAAGATGCTTATAAAATATTGCTTCAAACGTGGGATGAAGATAAAATGGAACTGCAGGAGCAGTTTAAAATTCTCTTACTTAATAGAGGCAATAAAGTAGTAGGTATTTATGAAGTCTCAACAGGTGGTATTACCGGAACAGTTGCAGATCCGCGCCTCATATTTACTGCCGCTTTAAAAGCAAACGCTGTAGCACTTATTCTTGCACACAATCACCCAAGCGCCAGTCTTAAACCAAGCAATGCAGATACAACGCTTACACAAAAAATAAAAGAAGGAGGAAAGCTGCTTGATATTAATGTAATGGATCATCTTATTATCTGCAATGAAGGTTATTATTCATTTGCCGATGAAGGATGTATATAA
- a CDS encoding DUF932 domain-containing protein → MAHNLNYNEQTEKHSFFSVKEKAWHGLGQIVQDYPTSAEAIKHAGLDYTVEKRPLFTYDNENNAADEDTDIKIPEIDVPDFFATMRTDTEQVLGVVGKDYEVVQNTDAFSFFDAIVGGDGIQYETAGALGKGERIFITAKLPGYIKVGNDDLIEKYLFLTTSHDGYGSILAAFTPVRIVCANTLNAALRNYSNSIKIRHTANAKQRLEQAHKVMGIANKLTEQMETIFNHWAKVRIADSAIKKLIQLAMIPNKEVLHNVQAGKDDVLSTCFKNMCDNVYEYALTSPTQQHATTRGTLFGAYNAVTGYFQNIRNYKNDEAKLKSVLLGGTAQLRTQAAFNLCTDYANKGDAILLLN, encoded by the coding sequence ATGGCACACAATCTTAATTACAATGAGCAAACAGAAAAGCACAGTTTCTTTTCAGTGAAGGAAAAAGCATGGCATGGGTTGGGACAAATTGTGCAGGACTATCCAACCAGTGCAGAAGCAATTAAACATGCAGGGCTGGATTACACCGTAGAAAAAAGACCATTGTTTACTTATGACAATGAAAACAATGCAGCGGATGAAGACACAGATATTAAAATTCCTGAAATTGATGTACCTGATTTTTTTGCTACCATGCGTACAGATACAGAACAGGTCTTAGGCGTAGTGGGCAAGGATTATGAAGTAGTACAAAATACAGATGCATTCAGTTTCTTTGATGCAATTGTTGGTGGTGATGGCATTCAATATGAAACAGCAGGTGCATTGGGTAAAGGCGAACGCATTTTTATTACTGCGAAACTACCGGGTTATATTAAAGTCGGTAATGATGATTTAATAGAAAAGTATTTATTCCTTACCACTTCCCATGATGGCTATGGAAGTATTCTTGCAGCTTTTACACCTGTGCGTATTGTTTGCGCCAATACTTTAAACGCAGCACTTCGTAACTATTCCAACAGTATTAAAATACGGCACACCGCCAACGCAAAACAAAGACTGGAGCAGGCACATAAAGTGATGGGCATTGCCAATAAACTAACAGAACAAATGGAAACTATTTTTAACCATTGGGCTAAAGTGCGCATTGCCGACTCCGCAATAAAAAAACTGATACAACTTGCCATGATTCCAAACAAAGAAGTATTGCACAATGTACAGGCTGGCAAAGATGATGTGCTTTCTACCTGTTTTAAAAATATGTGTGATAATGTGTATGAATATGCATTAACAAGCCCCACGCAACAGCATGCAACTACCAGAGGCACTTTGTTTGGAGCCTACAATGCAGTAACAGGATATTTTCAAAATATACGCAACTATAAAAATGATGAAGCAAAATTAAAATCTGTTTTGCTGGGCGGCACAGCACAATTAAGAACACAGGCAGCATTTAATCTTTGTACGGATTATGCAAATAAGGGTGATGCTATTTTATTACTAAATTAA